One Bacteroidales bacterium DNA segment encodes these proteins:
- a CDS encoding elongation factor G encodes MKVYKTNEVRNVALIGSAKSGKTTLSESMLFHGGLINRRGSVDDKNTVSDYREIELERQNSVSSTVLYTEYKGHKINLIDNPGFDDFVGEVVAALRVCDSAIMLVNGQNGIEVGTEIHWRHTVKNNTPVVFAINHLEHEKSNFDETLRQLKQQFGNSVTVLQYPVNEGLSFDSIIDLMKMKMIKYSDSGKAEVLDIPASEKDKAEELQAALIESAAENDEALMEVFFENGTLTEAEIQKGLKLGITNRGLFPVLCVAAKPFKGIDLLMDFIVTTLPAPNEVPAVKTIGGKELKCNPADAPTAFIFKTSIEPHLGEVSYFKVYGGEISEGSDMVNGKSGNKERLTQLFVVAGKNREKVEKIVAGDIGAAIKLKSVRTNQTLNSPKNSDDLVEPIVYPEPKIRMAMKAKASTDDEKLGTILNEMHKVDPTLIAQQSKELRQLIIEGQGELHLNIAKWHIETIDKIPIDFIAPKIAYRETITKQAKSMYRHKKQSGGAGQFGEVHMLIQPYTEDMQKPTEFPVRGTEEHELPWGGKLIFNNCIVGGAIDTRFMPAILKGIMEKIEQGPLTGSYARDISVYIYDGKMHPVDSNEISFKLAGRNAFREAFKNAGPKILEPIYDVEVMVPEEKMGDVMTDLQGRRAVIMGMESEGNYQKIKARVPLAEMNRYSTSLSSITSGRATYGLKFAEYQQVPPDVQTALLKAYEEQEGDED; translated from the coding sequence ATGAAGGTATATAAAACCAATGAAGTAAGAAATGTCGCCCTTATCGGGAGCGCCAAGTCGGGAAAAACCACACTCTCGGAATCCATGCTTTTCCATGGTGGCCTGATTAACCGCCGCGGTTCGGTTGACGATAAAAACACTGTTTCAGATTATCGGGAAATTGAACTGGAGCGCCAGAACTCAGTTTCTTCAACTGTGCTCTACACAGAGTATAAAGGTCACAAAATAAATCTGATTGATAATCCTGGTTTCGACGATTTTGTTGGAGAAGTTGTAGCAGCCCTGCGTGTTTGTGATTCGGCCATCATGCTTGTAAACGGACAAAATGGAATTGAAGTCGGAACCGAAATTCATTGGAGACATACCGTTAAAAATAATACCCCTGTTGTATTTGCAATCAATCACCTTGAACACGAGAAATCAAATTTTGACGAAACATTGCGCCAGCTCAAACAGCAATTTGGCAACAGTGTTACAGTACTTCAATATCCCGTAAATGAAGGCCTCAGTTTCGACTCCATCATTGACCTGATGAAGATGAAGATGATAAAGTACAGCGATAGCGGAAAAGCAGAAGTACTCGATATTCCAGCTTCAGAAAAAGATAAAGCAGAAGAACTGCAGGCTGCACTGATTGAAAGCGCTGCCGAAAACGATGAAGCTTTGATGGAAGTCTTTTTCGAAAACGGAACACTCACAGAAGCTGAAATCCAGAAAGGATTAAAACTTGGTATTACCAACCGCGGTCTGTTCCCGGTGTTGTGCGTGGCTGCCAAACCATTCAAGGGCATTGACCTGCTCATGGATTTCATTGTTACTACTTTGCCTGCCCCTAATGAAGTTCCAGCTGTAAAAACCATTGGTGGCAAGGAGCTGAAATGCAACCCTGCCGACGCCCCTACTGCCTTTATTTTCAAAACATCCATTGAGCCACACCTTGGCGAGGTTTCTTACTTTAAGGTTTATGGCGGCGAGATTTCAGAAGGTTCGGACATGGTTAACGGGAAATCGGGCAACAAGGAAAGGCTCACACAGTTATTTGTCGTGGCCGGTAAGAACCGCGAGAAAGTTGAAAAAATTGTAGCCGGCGATATAGGCGCTGCCATCAAATTAAAAAGTGTTCGTACGAACCAAACCCTCAATTCCCCTAAGAATTCTGACGATCTTGTTGAACCAATTGTGTATCCCGAACCAAAAATCAGGATGGCAATGAAGGCAAAGGCTTCAACTGACGACGAAAAGCTGGGAACCATTCTCAATGAGATGCATAAGGTTGATCCTACGCTTATTGCTCAGCAATCAAAAGAACTGAGGCAATTGATCATCGAAGGCCAGGGCGAATTACATTTAAACATTGCAAAATGGCATATCGAAACCATTGATAAAATTCCAATTGATTTTATTGCCCCCAAAATTGCCTACCGCGAAACCATTACCAAACAGGCTAAATCCATGTACCGTCACAAGAAGCAATCAGGTGGTGCCGGTCAGTTTGGCGAGGTACATATGCTTATCCAACCTTACACCGAGGATATGCAAAAACCAACCGAATTCCCGGTTCGTGGTACCGAAGAACATGAACTTCCGTGGGGTGGTAAGCTGATATTCAACAACTGTATTGTTGGTGGAGCCATTGATACCCGTTTTATGCCTGCTATCCTGAAAGGGATCATGGAAAAAATTGAACAAGGCCCGCTCACCGGCTCTTATGCCCGCGATATTTCCGTTTACATTTATGACGGCAAAATGCACCCGGTTGACTCGAATGAAATTTCCTTTAAACTTGCCGGACGAAATGCTTTCAGGGAAGCTTTTAAAAATGCAGGTCCAAAAATTCTTGAACCTATTTACGATGTAGAAGTAATGGTTCCGGAAGAAAAAATGGGTGATGTAATGACCGATCTTCAGGGACGACGCGCCGTGATCATGGGCATGGAAAGTGAAGGAAACTACCAGAAAATAAAAGCCCGTGTTCCACTGGCTGAAATGAACCGCTATTCAACATCGTTAAGTTCAATTACAAGTGGCCGTGCCACCTACGGACTTAAGTTTGCCGAGTACCAACAGGTACCGCCCGATGTTCAAACCGCGCTGCTCAAAGCTTACGAAGAACAGGAAGGCGACGAGGATTAG
- a CDS encoding T9SS type A sorting domain-containing protein, with product MRTKCEINYIFILIFVFSACFTKVYSQVLSNNATIVVPENAFLSVTGDLINRSSGDLNLNGVIKLKGNWINYNDGLEVGGEIRFVSNPGQEINGPETTTFKDVTIIAGSKVILGECIFGCKYVTITGIFTNENGESGFILKPGASLLHQSPEVAASIEQEFIGDEWAWHMLSSPVSAQNIEAGFDDGGFYAWHEPAQTWVNYSNTIVWPTWGDVNNPVSTFNIGKGYMTAYPYNGDRASPQTKTFMGHMNQGQVSFNLQRLAHPNDAYEGFNLLGNPYPSSIDWKAESGWGGRDNLQTPDSTSNPAGYNMWVWNDVVGNYGAHNSASISDYFHNGVSRYIPPMQAFWVRAENHGSSMTMDNNVRLHTNQEWLKSHKETPDVLQLAVNSDVNRYSDEIIIEFGHQTDRGGAQKMFSMYQEAPGLYSKKYSENWSINFLTSISEHPVVPLGFRAGANAFYTISSSGTGFFEEVTLEDLHSGILHDLSQYSSYHFSAEPGDPQDRFLLHFMTVGTDIHSLVKASVYYNNSILHVFNPWNENISVQLFDASGRFISRFNAPSKGLHRFGFKPQPGIYLVRMMGEKKVYTDKIIVL from the coding sequence ATGAGAACGAAATGTGAAATTAATTACATTTTTATACTGATTTTTGTTTTCAGTGCATGTTTTACAAAAGTTTATTCACAGGTTTTATCAAACAATGCAACAATCGTTGTTCCGGAAAATGCCTTCCTTTCGGTAACGGGTGATTTAATCAACAGATCGTCCGGTGATTTAAATTTGAACGGTGTAATCAAACTCAAAGGCAACTGGATTAATTACAATGATGGTCTTGAAGTTGGGGGTGAGATTAGGTTTGTTTCAAACCCAGGACAAGAAATCAATGGTCCGGAAACTACTACTTTTAAAGATGTAACTATTATAGCCGGAAGCAAAGTCATTTTAGGGGAATGTATTTTCGGATGCAAATATGTTACGATCACGGGGATTTTTACGAATGAAAATGGTGAATCAGGTTTTATATTGAAGCCCGGAGCATCGCTTTTACATCAAAGCCCGGAGGTTGCAGCAAGCATTGAGCAGGAATTTATAGGAGATGAATGGGCCTGGCACATGCTATCGTCCCCGGTATCTGCGCAAAACATTGAAGCTGGATTTGACGATGGCGGTTTTTATGCCTGGCACGAGCCTGCTCAAACATGGGTAAATTATAGTAACACGATCGTTTGGCCAACCTGGGGTGATGTGAACAATCCCGTAAGTACTTTTAATATCGGCAAAGGTTACATGACGGCATATCCTTATAATGGTGATAGAGCATCGCCACAAACAAAAACTTTCATGGGGCACATGAACCAGGGACAGGTCAGTTTTAACCTGCAGCGTCTTGCTCATCCCAATGATGCGTATGAAGGTTTTAACCTGTTGGGCAATCCTTATCCATCATCCATTGACTGGAAAGCAGAAAGTGGATGGGGCGGACGAGACAACCTTCAAACTCCCGACTCAACATCCAACCCTGCGGGCTATAACATGTGGGTTTGGAATGACGTAGTTGGAAATTACGGCGCTCACAACAGCGCTTCCATTTCCGATTATTTTCATAATGGGGTTAGCCGCTATATACCACCCATGCAGGCATTCTGGGTAAGGGCCGAAAATCATGGGTCTTCCATGACAATGGACAACAATGTGCGCTTACATACAAATCAGGAATGGTTGAAATCGCATAAAGAAACCCCTGATGTTCTTCAACTTGCCGTAAACAGCGATGTTAACCGCTATAGTGATGAAATAATAATTGAGTTCGGCCACCAAACCGACCGCGGCGGAGCCCAGAAAATGTTCAGCATGTATCAGGAAGCCCCTGGATTGTATTCAAAAAAATATAGCGAAAACTGGAGCATCAATTTTCTTACAAGTATCAGCGAACATCCGGTTGTACCGCTTGGGTTCAGGGCCGGTGCGAATGCTTTCTACACCATTTCATCATCAGGGACAGGATTTTTTGAAGAAGTAACCCTCGAAGACCTTCATAGCGGAATCCTGCATGATCTTTCGCAATACAGCAGTTATCATTTCAGTGCCGAACCAGGCGACCCACAAGACCGATTCCTTCTGCACTTCATGACAGTTGGTACGGACATTCATTCCCTGGTAAAAGCTTCGGTTTATTACAACAATTCCATTTTGCATGTTTTTAACCCATGGAACGAAAACATATCCGTTCAGTTGTTTGACGCTAGTGGCCGCTTTATCAGCCGGTTTAATGCTCCTTCAAAAGGGCTGCACCGCTTTGGTTTCAAACCCCAGCCAGGAATATACCTTGTTAGAATGATGGGCGAAAAGAAAGTTTATACCGACAAAATTATTGTCTTATAA
- a CDS encoding Crp/Fnr family transcriptional regulator has product MGKLISTNCMACRSRSDVFNALGVEEIQRVDCQRVSIHYNPGEIIFKQGTPCNNFICITSGLVKLYIEHENSHNVILGLIRPINYIFEPGAFVDQRHHFTAVASEETSACLIDASIMQELMRSNPEFATEYINKVSIQAIDLLKKISSYSQKHVFGRMADMLIYLQANIYKDNPFDLTISRQDLADLSGMTKESAIRVMKKFKDENIITLEGNRLEILSLAKLEAISKNG; this is encoded by the coding sequence ATGGGTAAGTTAATTAGCACAAATTGCATGGCCTGCCGAAGCCGGTCTGATGTTTTCAATGCCCTGGGGGTTGAAGAGATCCAGAGAGTAGATTGTCAACGCGTTAGCATTCACTATAATCCAGGTGAGATAATCTTTAAACAGGGAACACCCTGCAACAATTTTATTTGTATAACCTCTGGTCTTGTTAAGCTTTACATTGAGCACGAAAACAGTCATAATGTGATTCTGGGTCTGATAAGGCCAATCAACTATATTTTCGAACCCGGAGCTTTTGTTGACCAGCGGCACCATTTCACTGCCGTAGCTAGTGAAGAAACTTCGGCCTGTCTAATTGATGCAAGCATCATGCAGGAACTAATGAGGTCAAACCCGGAATTTGCAACTGAGTACATCAACAAAGTCAGTATTCAGGCAATTGACCTTTTAAAAAAAATATCAAGTTATTCACAAAAGCATGTTTTTGGCCGAATGGCCGATATGCTGATTTATCTCCAGGCAAATATCTACAAAGACAATCCTTTTGATCTCACCATCTCCCGTCAGGACCTCGCCGATCTTTCAGGAATGACAAAGGAAAGCGCCATCAGGGTTATGAAAAAATTCAAAGACGAAAACATAATAACCCTCGAAGGTAACCGTCTCGAAATCCTGAGCCTGGCTAAGCTGGAAGCTATCAGCAAGAATGGCTGA
- a CDS encoding c-type cytochrome, whose amino-acid sequence MKKRIFSLTIIAIGAFAMMAFILPQDQKIGGPWEIPKEYKEKVNPHKGDASLEKLGRATYSRHCRSCHGNTGLGDGPMTKNLKTFPGDFSDATFQKHTDGDIYYMSFIGRDEMPNFESKITDEEERWAVVNYIRSMKK is encoded by the coding sequence ATGAAAAAGAGAATTTTTAGCCTTACCATAATTGCCATAGGGGCTTTTGCCATGATGGCATTTATATTACCACAGGATCAGAAAATTGGTGGTCCCTGGGAAATTCCCAAGGAATACAAAGAAAAGGTAAATCCTCATAAAGGAGATGCCTCACTCGAAAAGCTTGGGCGCGCTACGTACAGCAGGCATTGCCGCTCATGCCATGGCAATACCGGACTGGGTGATGGCCCGATGACAAAAAACCTGAAAACCTTTCCTGGCGATTTTTCTGATGCAACATTTCAGAAACATACCGATGGAGACATTTATTACATGTCGTTCATAGGCCGGGATGAAATGCCCAATTTTGAAAGCAAAATTACCGATGAAGAAGAAAGATGGGCTGTTGTGAACTACATACGCAGTATGAAGAAATAA
- a CDS encoding cytochrome c3 family protein, which translates to MMSAFSRSTIRSLTRWLFLLAPVMVAWLLSGVRATEGTEPNLDPDTQKCLECHGEMRYTLVDPVTGDEVSMKIYDEIRIDAWEYTNATHGSFACTDCHSMDYEIHPHPIDVKFEFKYACIDCHGSDEQYADFNFQTIEEEFQLSVHGDHFIENFSCWSCHNPHTYKNTARLGGAITDIVAYNNSMCLDCHGDISHYDVLIERQLTNMLSKHDWLPNQSLHFRKVRCIDCHASTHKDILVAHHVLPADQAVRNCVDCHSTNSILMASLYKHQIQERRSKYGFFNPSITSEAYIIGANRNYYFNVISAVIFGLVLLGIAIHATLRYINYRRKHGKS; encoded by the coding sequence ATGATGTCAGCATTCTCAAGAAGCACTATCCGATCACTTACCAGGTGGCTCTTTCTTTTAGCCCCGGTAATGGTTGCATGGTTGCTTTCGGGTGTGCGGGCTACTGAAGGAACCGAACCAAATCTGGATCCAGATACACAAAAATGTCTTGAGTGCCACGGTGAAATGAGATATACCCTGGTTGATCCCGTTACCGGAGACGAAGTATCAATGAAGATTTATGATGAAATAAGGATAGATGCCTGGGAATATACAAATGCCACACATGGCAGTTTTGCCTGCACTGATTGCCATTCAATGGATTATGAGATACACCCGCACCCTATTGATGTAAAGTTTGAATTTAAATATGCCTGCATTGATTGCCATGGTTCTGATGAGCAATATGCAGATTTTAACTTCCAAACTATCGAAGAGGAGTTTCAGCTCAGCGTACACGGCGATCATTTCATCGAAAACTTTAGTTGCTGGAGTTGTCATAATCCGCATACCTATAAAAATACCGCCCGCCTTGGGGGAGCTATTACTGATATTGTAGCCTACAACAATTCCATGTGCCTGGATTGTCATGGCGATATCAGCCATTATGATGTGTTGATTGAAAGGCAACTTACCAATATGCTTTCAAAGCACGATTGGTTGCCTAACCAAAGCCTGCATTTTCGTAAGGTGAGGTGCATTGACTGTCATGCATCAACGCACAAGGACATACTGGTGGCACATCATGTTCTGCCTGCCGATCAGGCTGTTCGAAATTGTGTGGATTGCCACTCCACCAACTCCATACTTATGGCTTCGCTCTACAAGCACCAGATTCAGGAGCGGAGAAGTAAATATGGGTTTTTCAATCCTTCAATCACCAGTGAAGCATATATAATTGGTGCGAACCGTAATTACTACTTCAATGTGATCAGCGCAGTTATTTTTGGATTGGTGTTGCTGGGAATTGCCATTCATGCTACCCTCAGGTACATAAATTACAGGAGGAAACATGGGAAATCCTAA
- a CDS encoding cytochrome b/b6 domain-containing protein → MGNPKRLYLYPLWLRIWHHVNALLMIVLITTGLSMQYSDPAYPLIRFDLAVSYHNVAGVYLTASYFIFLVGVLFTSIGRYYIVKTEGLLTSFVRQLKYYLFGIFRGETSPFKVTEKQKFNPIQLITYNVTMHAIIPVTFITGWALIYPETIVLNVFGYSGIMLTSLVHSIAGFFISIFLIIHLYVITIGPSTITNLKSILYGYHEEHETHHEEHESVENNNQESQESK, encoded by the coding sequence ATGGGAAATCCTAAGAGACTTTACCTTTATCCCCTATGGCTCAGGATATGGCATCATGTGAATGCCCTGCTCATGATTGTGCTTATCACCACAGGATTAAGCATGCAGTATTCGGATCCGGCTTATCCGCTCATTAGATTCGATCTTGCGGTTAGCTATCACAACGTTGCGGGAGTCTATCTAACTGCATCCTACTTTATTTTTCTTGTGGGTGTTTTATTCACATCAATTGGCCGCTATTACATAGTTAAAACCGAAGGGTTGCTGACTTCATTTGTAAGACAATTGAAGTATTATTTATTTGGAATTTTCAGAGGCGAAACCAGTCCGTTTAAGGTTACTGAAAAGCAGAAATTTAATCCTATCCAGCTTATTACCTACAACGTGACGATGCATGCCATCATTCCTGTAACCTTTATCACCGGTTGGGCGTTGATTTATCCGGAAACTATCGTTTTGAATGTATTTGGCTACAGCGGCATCATGCTTACCAGTCTGGTGCATTCAATAGCAGGTTTCTTTATTTCTATTTTCCTCATCATTCATCTTTATGTCATTACCATTGGTCCAAGTACCATTACCAATTTGAAAAGTATTTTATATGGCTATCATGAAGAACATGAAACTCATCATGAAGAACATGAAAGCGTGGAGAATAATAATCAGGAAAGTCAGGAAAGCAAATAA
- a CDS encoding cytochrome c3 family protein: MKIKFTFLTIATIVVFVLGNMFITSCTKEGPEGKPGLDGIDGKDGAESCSSCHNFAEHLLAKIQQYSNSVHAQGANITRNTEGCSHCHTSMGFRNYLADGTLGVINDPTPINCRTCHPIHESYTFEDYSLRTSTAVDLIVGDATYDYGSSNLCANCHQARSVSPYPVAGGDDVTITNARYGPHYGPQSNMLAGKGPYQIPGSMAYLNSAHTNLVTNGCVTCHMGPATGTFGGGHQMNVHYTTASGGTSYQYTGCLESGCHNSAADVTAMINPNRTEIQGLLTQLKEKLQENGLLNDAELVPVPLTMTQMEAAAVMNYKFVYGDHSYGAHNYRFTKALLVNTLESLN, from the coding sequence ATGAAAATTAAATTCACATTCTTAACAATTGCAACCATCGTGGTATTCGTATTAGGGAATATGTTTATCACCAGTTGTACGAAAGAAGGCCCGGAAGGTAAACCCGGACTTGATGGAATTGATGGCAAGGATGGAGCAGAAAGCTGTAGTTCGTGCCATAATTTTGCAGAGCATCTGCTTGCTAAGATCCAGCAGTACTCCAACTCTGTGCATGCACAGGGGGCCAATATTACACGCAACACTGAAGGCTGTTCCCATTGTCATACGAGCATGGGTTTCAGGAACTATCTGGCCGATGGTACTTTGGGTGTAATCAATGATCCAACACCGATCAATTGTCGCACCTGCCATCCTATTCACGAATCTTATACATTTGAAGATTATTCATTGCGAACATCCACTGCTGTTGATTTGATCGTGGGCGATGCAACCTACGATTATGGTAGCTCCAATTTGTGTGCAAATTGCCATCAGGCACGTTCGGTTAGCCCATATCCGGTAGCCGGGGGAGATGATGTTACCATTACCAATGCCCGTTATGGCCCGCATTATGGCCCACAGTCCAATATGCTGGCAGGCAAGGGCCCTTACCAGATACCTGGAAGCATGGCATACCTGAATTCAGCTCATACCAATCTTGTAACAAATGGTTGTGTAACTTGCCATATGGGACCGGCAACCGGCACATTTGGCGGCGGACACCAAATGAATGTACACTATACCACAGCTTCCGGAGGCACATCTTATCAATACACAGGATGCCTGGAATCAGGTTGCCATAATTCTGCCGCTGACGTTACCGCTATGATCAATCCCAATCGCACTGAAATCCAGGGATTGCTCACACAGTTGAAAGAGAAATTGCAGGAGAATGGACTGCTGAATGATGCTGAACTGGTGCCTGTTCCACTCACGATGACTCAGATGGAAGCCGCTGCTGTAATGAATTACAAATTTGTTTATGGCGATCATAGTTATGGTGCGCATAACTACCGGTTCACAAAGGCTTTACTTGTTAACACACTCGAATCGTTAAATTAA
- a CDS encoding NapC/NirT family cytochrome c, whose translation MKLPSSVRNWTSIAGASLAVISIVTIAFLFFISMVFDAGSSYLGIFIWIILPVFLVIGLVLIPTGMWITHRKQLKSHSQQTALKWPVIDFNSSTVRNATIVFITGTLVFLMLTGIGSYEAFHYTESVEFCGTVCHKVMEPEYVAYHESSHERVKCVECHVGSGADWYVKSKLSGLYQIYSVMFDKYPRPIPTPLHNLRPARETCEECHWTEKFYEPMLRLKRSYLSDYDNTEWDINLMMKTSATYSALGLQEGIHWHINPDVHIEYQTDPDDPNIIPWVRYTNLKTGEVQIYKDSEYQFNNSNFSENGLKTMDCIDCHNRPSHNYQVPQNFIDDAITAGEISRELPDIKYLAMEILGQDYPSRDSAFIAISVKVTEYYESMYDYMLESHKDEIEWAILAIQMGYRRNIFPEMKVKWNQYPNHLGHLETNGCYRCHSDRHITEAGKVITRECTTCHNILAQGEPGNMEYSGTFESLEFKHPIEIGDAWQTTFCSDCHFQLY comes from the coding sequence ATGAAACTTCCATCATCTGTACGAAACTGGACTTCGATTGCAGGCGCCTCACTGGCAGTAATCAGCATAGTAACTATTGCCTTCCTGTTTTTTATTTCCATGGTGTTTGATGCAGGAAGTTCGTACCTGGGCATATTCATCTGGATAATTTTACCTGTTTTCCTTGTCATCGGTTTGGTACTTATTCCAACAGGAATGTGGATCACACACCGTAAACAACTGAAGAGCCACTCTCAACAGACGGCCCTAAAATGGCCGGTTATTGATTTTAATTCGTCAACGGTTCGTAATGCAACCATTGTTTTTATTACCGGCACACTTGTGTTCTTAATGCTGACCGGAATAGGAAGTTATGAGGCATTTCATTACACCGAATCGGTGGAGTTTTGTGGTACAGTTTGTCATAAGGTTATGGAACCTGAATATGTAGCCTACCATGAATCTTCGCACGAAAGGGTAAAGTGTGTAGAATGCCATGTGGGATCAGGTGCAGATTGGTATGTTAAAAGCAAACTATCAGGATTGTACCAGATTTATTCAGTTATGTTTGATAAATATCCCCGGCCTATTCCAACACCATTGCATAACCTTCGCCCGGCGAGAGAAACCTGTGAAGAATGCCATTGGACTGAAAAGTTTTATGAACCCATGCTTCGTCTGAAACGATCCTATCTTTCGGACTATGATAATACGGAATGGGATATCAACCTGATGATGAAAACCAGCGCTACATATAGCGCTTTGGGTTTACAGGAAGGTATTCACTGGCACATCAATCCCGATGTACATATTGAATACCAAACCGATCCTGATGACCCCAATATTATTCCCTGGGTTCGCTATACGAACCTTAAAACCGGGGAAGTTCAGATATACAAGGACTCTGAATATCAATTCAACAATAGCAATTTTAGTGAGAATGGGCTGAAAACAATGGACTGTATAGATTGTCATAATCGTCCTTCACACAATTACCAGGTTCCACAGAATTTTATTGATGATGCCATCACGGCTGGAGAAATTTCGAGGGAACTGCCTGATATTAAATACCTGGCAATGGAAATACTCGGGCAGGATTACCCTAGCAGAGACAGCGCATTCATAGCAATCAGTGTAAAGGTGACAGAGTATTACGAATCAATGTATGATTATATGCTTGAATCCCACAAAGATGAGATTGAATGGGCCATCCTGGCAATACAGATGGGATATCGCCGTAATATTTTCCCCGAAATGAAAGTGAAGTGGAACCAATATCCCAATCATCTTGGTCATCTTGAAACAAATGGTTGCTATCGCTGCCATAGCGACCGGCACATTACAGAGGCAGGCAAAGTAATTACCCGCGAATGCACCACCTGCCATAATATCCTGGCACAGGGCGAACCCGGAAATATGGAATATTCAGGCACATTTGAATCACTGGAATTCAAACATCCCATTGAGATTGGTGACGCCTGGCAAACAACTTTTTGTTCAGATTGCCATTTTCAATTGTACTAA
- a CDS encoding 4Fe-4S dicluster domain-containing protein, which translates to MSLNRRTFFKFWGVAGAALAFGKSLEAAPASDDGVELMGVLYDASRCVGCQTCEFACADSHNMEFPEDGPSTDIKRSLDPTKRTVVNWYNLPDGSEGYSKKQCMHCNEPACFTACLTQALYKTKEGPVVWREDKCMGCRFCMISCPFEIPKAEYDNNNPRIVKCNMCYHKWADSERPACVNDCPYDALMFGTRRELLDEARKRMLENPDTYHPHIYGEKEAGGTSWLVISPVPVEQIGFNNKIQLKSYPTLTKGFVSSIAPVDLLLPAFLLGLYEATKVRTQNTEEEEL; encoded by the coding sequence ATGAGCTTAAATAGAAGAACATTTTTTAAGTTCTGGGGTGTAGCGGGTGCGGCACTGGCCTTTGGCAAAAGCCTCGAAGCAGCTCCGGCAAGCGACGATGGTGTTGAGTTGATGGGAGTACTTTATGATGCCAGCAGATGTGTTGGATGTCAAACCTGTGAGTTTGCATGTGCTGACTCGCACAATATGGAATTCCCTGAGGACGGGCCCAGCACTGATATTAAGAGAAGTTTGGACCCAACCAAACGAACCGTGGTGAACTGGTACAATTTGCCCGATGGCAGCGAGGGATACAGCAAGAAACAGTGCATGCATTGCAACGAACCGGCATGTTTTACTGCCTGCCTGACGCAAGCATTATATAAAACCAAAGAAGGCCCGGTAGTGTGGCGCGAAGACAAATGTATGGGATGCCGTTTCTGCATGATCTCATGCCCCTTCGAAATACCCAAGGCTGAATACGACAACAACAACCCACGCATTGTGAAGTGCAATATGTGCTACCACAAGTGGGCAGATAGCGAAAGACCAGCCTGTGTTAACGATTGCCCATACGATGCTTTGATGTTTGGCACACGTCGCGAATTGCTTGATGAAGCCCGCAAGCGCATGCTCGAAAACCCTGATACTTATCATCCTCACATTTATGGCGAAAAAGAAGCTGGCGGAACAAGCTGGTTGGTAATTTCACCTGTTCCTGTTGAACAGATTGGTTTTAACAACAAAATCCAACTGAAATCCTACCCAACCCTTACCAAAGGATTTGTATCATCCATTGCGCCAGTTGATTTATTGCTCCCCGCTTTTTTGCTCGGACTGTATGAAGCCACAAAAGTACGTACCCAAAACACTGAGGAGGAAGAACTTTGA